A stretch of the Ornithodoros turicata isolate Travis chromosome 4, ASM3712646v1, whole genome shotgun sequence genome encodes the following:
- the LOC135392702 gene encoding uncharacterized protein LOC135392702, with protein sequence MKQQQQNRSPSPKEAHPTMEGRTIPPEPKQSVPVRTESPVQPTPAGSLLQVRDRRRIHESRVLAVITTVIVLVMIGMVVSWAYTAARISRHRHENVTRFCCPEIIQALYQVANLSKDPCTNFYEHTCHRFSQATGTVRRKVMRDVVDSIFQMRAPNVAGREVPRSKTARLLGELYGGCLRVAQIDFPTIVSVSLERVLAVLLVLAVPTQAELLERTLYASSERYLTFFLDVYYAIHSEPGVTTMNIKISDIYYADNLLPRNALEIALAAIDRMVGIRVPLDRLLDFMREIQRGPHSTSSKRQDQSMARRPPTEPPESKITFSQLLALQPSVLRESWEYAFSKLSYSQNSTIEVTSPKTVLYILGTFLNETRRPEGFALLALLGAAYLHPGFWDSERDSGAGAAQTCDNIINTYTPLWNDALSFILTSSETDDKVRSIFNSAIYAVTQVAISIYESQAHSRVRGIINSTKLILPSDRNAHGVNISSKTFANIKDLFQETEDAKIVRFYAYNTIDVLKLWNEYDRTQALNGIKPDIGTKRNVSEMVIRRIGDYIHVPPAVYTLLHFNDTVHRLVNMAVLGVQIADALWDKIIAGTMNDSKTSLIVSCRNQRNITRMTDMSNIKFPLLSIWTSALISMDDTWTTMMEGWGLWRVSPSRVFYMLVFYYHMCERGAETALGAQLGGFLSALPDFNTAFNCTERNVGGNCSDALKRIAYRYIEVEH encoded by the exons ATGAAGCAACAGCAGCAGAATCGGAGTCCTTCGCCCAAAGAAGCACATCCCACCATGGAGGGAAGAACCATACCACCGGAACCAAAGCAGTCAGTACCTGTTCGGACGGAGTCACCAGTCCAGCCAACACCAGCAGGCAGCTTGCTACAAGTGAGAGACAGGCGAAGGATCCACGAGAGCAGGGTACTTGCAGTCATCACGACCGTTATCGTGCTGGTCATGATCGGCATGGTGGTTTCGTGGGCGTACACCGCTGCGAGGATCTCTCGGCACCGACATGAAAATGTCACTCGATTCTGCTGCCCAGAAATCATTCAAGCCCTCTACCAGGTTGCGAACCTGAGCAAGGATCCGTGCACCAACTTTTATGAGCACACCTGCCATAGGTTCAGTCAAGCTACAGGCACG GTTCGTAGGAAAGTTATGCGGGACGTGGTGGATTCAATCTTCCAAATGAGGGCTCCCAATGTGGCAGGAAGAGAGGTCCCACGTTCAAAGACAGCACGGTTGCTTGGCGAGTTGTACGGGGGTTGCCTCCGTGTTGCCCAAATCGACTTCCCGACCATCGTCAGTGTTTCCCTTGAAAGGGTACTCGCG GTACTTCTGGTGCTAGCGGTACCTACTCAAGCCGAGCTGCTCGAACGGACGCTATATGCAAGTTCCGAACGGTACCTCACCTTCTTCCTCGATGTTTACTACGCCATCCACAGCGAACCTGGTGTCACCACCATGAACATCAAAATCAGCGACATCTATTACGCAGACAATTTGTTGCCAAGGAACGCCCTTGAAATCGCTCTGGCAGCGATTGATCGCATGGTGGGCATACGTGTGCCACTTGATAGACTCTTGGACTTCATGAGGGAAATACAGCGAGGGCCACACAGCACATCATCAAA GAGGCAGGACCAGTCAATGGCCAGACGTCCACCAACGGAACCTCCAGAGTCCAAAATCACGTTCTCGCAACTGCTCGCCTTGCAGCCGAGCGTTCTTCGGGAATCTTGGGAATATGCGTTCTCCAAACTTTCGTACTCTCAAAATTCAACCATCGAGGTCACTTCTCCCAAAACTGTCCTCTACATTCTCGGTACGTTCCTGAACGAGACCAGGCGACCAGAAGGCTTTGCGCTACTCGCATTACTAGGAGCGGCCTACCTGCACCCAGGCTTCTGGGACTCGGAGCGCGACAGCGGAGCTGGAGCAGCTCAAACTTGCGACAATATCATCAATACCTACACGCCTTTGTGGAATGACGCATTGAGCTTTATTTTGACTAGTAGTGAAACAGACGACAAAGTACGCTCGATCTTCAACAGCGCCATCTACGCCGTTACCCAAGTGGCAATTAGTATTTACGAATCACAGGCGCACTCGCGAGTGCGCGGCATCATCAACAGCACAAAGCTGATCTTACCCTCGGACCGGAACGCACACGGAGTCAATATATCGTCTAAGACGTTCGCAAACATCAAAGACTTATTTCAAGAAACGGAGGATGCCAAAATCGTCAGGTTTTATGCATATAACACCATCGATGTGCTGAAACTGTGGAATGAATACGACAGGACTCAGGCTCTCAACGGCATCAAACCCGACATTGGTACGAAGAGAAACGTTTCCGAAATGGTGATTCGGCGGATAGGCGATTACATTCACGTCCCACCGGCGGTGTACACCTTGTTACACTTCAAcgatactgtgcataggttGGTCAACATGGCTGTACTCGGCGTTCAAATCGCCGACGCACTGTGGGACAAGATAATCGCGGGCACGATGAACGATTCGAAGACATCTCTTATAGTGAGCTGTCGGAACCAGAGAAACATTACGCGAATGACGGATATGTCAAACATCAAGTTCCCTTTGCTGAGCATATGGACTTCGGCTCTAATTTCAATGGACGACACGTGGACGACCATGATGGAGGGCTGGGGATTGTGGAGGGTATCTCCCAGTCGAGTATTTTATATGCTCGTCTTCTATTACCACATGTGTGAGCGTGGAGCTGAGACAGCACTTGGAGCGCAACTGGGCGGCTTTTTGAGCGCGCTTCCGGATTTCAATACCGCTTTCAACTGCACGGAACGGAATGTTGGTGGAAACTGTTCTGACGCTCTGAAGAGAATAGCGTATCGCTATATAGAAGTGGAACATTGA